The sequence TTAAGTATTAATACACTATGCTTATTTATCTTGTATAAGTATAATTTTGTCCAAAGCAATTATCCCAGTATACTTGTCCGTTAACTTCATAAGAAACTGCATATTGGAAACCATCCATATTGACATTTTCTATTGTAGTTTGCCAAACTTCTGTATTATCATCATTTGATGATTTATAACTTAGATTAGCTTCTTTGAATGTCTTCCAATTATCTAACGTATAACGAACTTTAACAACTTTCTCATATCCTAAATTCTTTACAGTAGCTACTATTGGGTAAGCACCATTTATTAGATATGGAAGCTTATTCACTTTAATATTAGCAGTTCCTAATACATTGTTTTGTGTGTAATTTTGTCCGTTATTGTTGTCCCAATATGTCTTGCCATTAACTTCATATTTAATAGCATATTTAACTGGTCCTAAAGACATAACATCAACCTTCCATAAATCTGTACCATCTGGAAGTTTTGTGAATTTTGCACCAGGGATTTCTCTCCAGTAATTTGTTTCCCCTGTAAGAGCCCAAATTGATACTTTTTCATTATCTCCTAAACTTTTTATCTGAGCATAAACACTTAAATTTGTTTCACCTAGATGACCTGTATAAGTGTTTGTAAAGTATAAATGTACTGGTGACAATTCTTCAGCTTTTGCTACTAAACCTTTAGATTGAAATACAAATAATGTACCGAACATACATAATGCTAATAGCATTACTCCCATTTTTTTAATTATTCTCATTTTACCACCTCTTTCAAAATTTATATATTAATTATAACATATTATCCATTATTTAAAACATATTACTTTTTATTGTTAAAATTCAATAATTTAATTTTAACAATAAATCATCATTTTTTTAATAAAACTTCATGTTTAGTGCAAATTATACTTATATGATTTATATTAGAGGTGAGAAAAATTGAGAAAACTAACAAATTTTAAACTTATTTTGTATATACTTGTATTACCTTTTGTTTTTTTATTGAGTGCCAATGCAAATAATTATGTTATGTTGGCTAATTCCTCAAATTCTGATGAAATACAGTTAATCTTAGATAACGTACACTATGATAAACTTCCAAATCATTTTCGAACCACATCTAATTTAGCTAAACTTAAAAATAGTAATTTTAATTTAGCTGGACTTAATGAATTAAATATATCCGGTAGTCAACAATTCTCAAAAAATAATTTGTCTATCTTATTAAAGAATATAGGTACCAACTTACCTATTACTATAATTGATTTAAGACAAGAATCCCATGGATTTATTAATGAATTTCCTGTTAGCTGGGAAAACAAAAGGGATAATGCTAACACTGGATTAAGTGTTTCCCAAATTACAATGAGAGAGCGTTCATTATTAAAAGATATTCCTTTAAATCAACCATTAACCTTTACTAACAAACCTGAAGTGACTGTAATTCCTAAAACTACTTTTGATGAACAAGATTTAGTAAAAGAAAATAATTTGTCATATTTACGGTTGCCTGTTACTGACTATGAACTTCCTACAAATCAAGCTATAGATTACTTTACTCAGTTTGTCAAAAAGCACCCCCGAAATACTTGGATACATTTCCATTGCAAAGAGGGTGTAGGAAGAACAACAACCTTCATGATTATGTATGATATTATGAAGAATTGTAACTTGGCTACTTTAGACGAGATAATTCAAAGGCAAACATCTCTTCCAAGCTTCGATACTTCTACAATAGAAAACTTTTCAAAATCTAATAATAAGGATTTTTTCTCAAAGTTTTATTTCTATTGTAAAGCAAATGGCAAAGATCTAAATCCTAGTTGGAGCAATTGGTTAAAATTGAATCCTTAATTTTTGTGTAGGACATCTGAAAATGAATAGGTCAATATACTAGCACATATTGACTTATTTATTTTTTGGAAGATGCCTAAAGCTGTCTTCAAAATAATAATTATATTATTATAATTGTTTAAATTATTGGAGGTAGTTATGAAAACTTCAACACTAATTCCTTTTAATCGTGAAAAAATGAAATTGTATCAAGATAGAAATTGGAATAGAAGAGTGTCTCCTTGGGGGGATTTTTCAGAGATAGGTGGTGATTGCACTAATTATGCTTCTCAAGTTATTTATGCTGGTGGAGCACCAATGATTAAAGGATATACACTTGAATGGTACTACTATAGCTATCAAAATAGATCTCCATCTTGGACAAGCGCAGAATTGCTTTATAATTTTTTGTCTCACAATAATTCTACAGGCCCACACGGTAAAGAAATATCATCTATAAATGATTTATTAACTGGAGACTTAATTCAATTAGACTTTACTGGTGATGGCAAATTTGATCATACAGCAGTAGTTTATAATCCTACTGGATACCTGAATAAATTTCCTACCATCACTGCTCATTCTTTGGATCGGTTTAATCAACCACTAAATGTATTTAATTATTCTTCATTAAGACTTATTCATCTAACTGGCTATATGTAAACTAATAATAAATACAGTAAAGGTGTAGAAATAAAAATTCTACACCTTTACTAATTACTCTATAAATATCTCAAGATACGTTTGCATTAGACATCTGAATAGCATTTATAACTACTAATCTAAGTAATTCCAAATCATAAGAATCTTCAATATTTTTTACCTTCAAAAAATCCTTCAACTCATCTCTGGTGTATTTCTTGTACAATTTTCCAATAGCATTATTTAAGAAGGCTGTAGTTATCAATTTTAATTCCCTGAAATCTAAATACACTTCATCAACATTTTTTTTGATAGCAGATTCAACTTCATTATAAATTAAATCACCTTGCTCATTATCTGAAGCAAAGTCTGATTTTATCACATTCTTAATTATTATCTCCATAAACCTTCCTCCTTTTTCTCATGCATTCATTCCTTATGTCTATGAGTATATTATACACCAAATAAACATGCATTTTACCTATTTTATGATTAAAATACTCACTTTCGTCAATTTTTATATTTGAAAACTTTTCTTTAATCTCAGCTCCTACCAAATAATAATCCTTAAATCCCTTTTCATTATCTAATATTTTTATTTTATCACAGATTTCTTCAATTTGTTCTAATGAAACCTGTCTAATTTGATTATAATTCGTAGGATTAGAAATTTTGAATTTATCGTAAAGCTTTCTATCGTAGACATGCTCTCTGCAATAATTAGTAAATAAGGCCAAATTATCTTTATATACTGTCTTATGTTCATTATCATTAGCCTTATCTTTAAATCTAGTGGAACAATATATTATCCCTTCAAAATTATTCTTCTTTATTATCTGAGCTAACATCTGTGGTAAAACATATTCTTCACAAAATGAAAAACCTTTATGCTCCTTTCTTTTTTGAAAACTGCATACACTGGATAAAATAAGTTTATAAAATTCCAATCTCAACTTTTCAAAGTTAGCCTTCTTGTGATATCCTGTAAACTGAAGATATTCACTATCATCGATTAAATCATGCAATGGATTATATCTAAAATATTTATAAAACTCATTTCTTAAATCAAATACTTTAAATGGCTTCATAACTTTAAATGTAGAAAAATTTATTTCACTAAAATCATTAAAATCCCCATCAAGTTCTGAAACTACATCAAAAACAGAAAAACCTAAATAAAGCAATGGTTGTCCAGTTAAACTATATCTTTGATTAGAAATCAAATATCTTTTATTATATGGTATGTGAAACATATCCCAATGTGTTAATATTGACTTACTAAATCTTCCTCTAAATAATATATCATTTTCTAAATTTTTATTAAAACTTAGCAATTGAAAATCTTTTAACAGTTTTTCGAATTTATTTAAAGCTTGCTGCCCATTTGTATCTATCCATTCAATATATATTTGGATAAGACTATCAAAGAACATAGCAACTTCTTCTATACTAATAGAAGTAATAAGATTATATAAAAATTTATAATCTTTATCTTCTTCTGGCATTTTACTTTCTTTAATTAATATCAATTCAGAAATAAAATTATCTCTATATCGCTCCAAAGCTTCTTCATATTTTTCACTTTGAGTTTGAGCGATATTTCTTAAATCTTCTTGATAATCATCATGTAAAAAATTTGTTAAAGATTCCATAAGCCCTCTCCTATAATATCATCTATACTTATAGTTTCAATTTTTAATTTATAGTAATTAAACACATTATAATCTAAAGGTATTTTTATTGTAATCAAAGTTCCGGGAAATGAACTCTTCATTTCATAGCTTTCGACCTTGCTATTATTTTCAAACCAATATCCTCTGCCGGATACTATCCATAATGCCCCTTTATTGCTTTGTATAAATCTTCTTGTAGTATAAAAACCTAAACCACCTGATTCACAATTGCTTCTTGTGGAACTTGACCTTTTTACAGCCCAACATATTGCTTCTATTTCCTTACCAAATATGTATCTATTTTTTTCTTCTATATTTTTAGAAATAGTTATACCATGATTACTTATGCTTAAGCACAACTCTTTTTTTTCTTCGTCATAATACCCACATACACTAACATCTTTTGATTTTGTATGCATTTTTACATTTACAAACATCTCACTAAGTACTCTTGTAACTTCCTTTTCTTCACAATAAACTTTATTATTATTAGTGAATAAATTTAATTTTCCCAACAAATCTTTTTCAAAAACATCCTTTTGTTTTACAGAAAACCTTCTATATGATAACAAATCTTCTGGTTCCTTCCTAACATTTCTACATATATGGTACATAAAGTTATTAGAAATAAGCATTTTATTAATTCTTTCTTGAACATTAAAAAAAGCAATTTCATTGCCCTTACTTTTTATTTTTTCTATTATCATACCTAAAGGAGCACACATATTAGGAAAAATATTCTGAGTATTTGATAAATCAAATACAATTAAAGTTTTTCTTCTATTCTTTAATGAATGCCACAAATTAGATAAAAAAATTATATCATTTTTTCTATTTTCAAGCCTTCTTGGGAAATTAATAATAACTTGCCGTTCCACTTATATCCCTACTTTATATCAGAATTTAGTATTTATGTAGTATAAGAACTATATAAATACTAAGCTAATTACCAAAATAACTACATTAATTTATTCACTCTAATTATTCTATAATAATTAATTAAATTCTTCAAGTACTGTAATTTAATTACTGACAATATCTTTTATAGAATTCCCCCAAGAAGTATATGTAACTCTATTAAAATTCTTTTGTAATAACATACTTTAAAATATATTCTAAAAATTATAACAATATAAGCTCTAAAACATATATTTTAGGAAAATAATTTTAGCAAAAAAATAAGGATTGCTAATATAAAAAAAAGTAAAGTGATGAGACTTTAAGATTCCCATCACTTTACTTTTTAATCAAATAGAGTAACTCCTTATTTCAACTATAAAATTTTCTCTATTATTCCGCCGCCTACAACTTTATTGCCATCGTAGAAAACAACAGATTGACCTTTTGTTATAGCTCTTTGCTTATCCTTAAAAGATACTTTCACTTTTCCATCTCCAGCTGGCGAAATCACTGCATCAGATGGCTTCGCTGAATATCTTATCTTAGCTTGAACATTAAGGTCTCCTTCTAATTTATCTATAGAAATAAAATTAATATCCTTTGCTAAAAGGTCAGTTTTGAAAATATCTTCCTCTGCTCCTATAACAACTTGGTTAGTTCTTGGATTAATGTCTGTAACAAATACAGGTCTTCCTAAAGCTATACCTAGACCTTTTCTTTGTCCTATAGTATAGTATACTATTCCCTTATGCTTTCCAAGAATATTTCCATTTTTATCAACAAAGTTACCTGACTTCACCTTCTTAGGTTCTGCATTAGCTATGTATAAACCATGATTATTATCTGGAATAAAGCATATTTCTTCACTATCTTTCTTGTTATGCACTGCCAATCCAATTTCCTTAGCAATTTCTCTTATTTTATCCTTTGTATAATCTCCGCAAGGCATTAGTGTATGCTTAAGTTGTTCTTGAGTTAAATTATATAAAGCATAGGTTTGATCTTTTTTGTCATCCTCTGCTCTTATTAACTGATATCTACCATTTTCCTCTGAAATCTTAGCATAATGACCCGTAGCTACATATTCAGCTCCTATAGCCCTTGCCTTCATTAGTAATTCATCAAATTTTAAATGCTTATTGCATTGTATACATGGATTTGGAGTATTCCCATTTATATATTCTTCTACAAAATAATCAATTACTTTATTTTTAAAACTATCTCTAAAATTCAAAACATAAAAAGGTATACCAATTTTATTGGCTACCCTTCTCGCATCTTCTACAGCTGAAAGTGAACAACATCCACCTTCTCTTTCTTCATATTCCTTGTCTTCCTGCCAAATCTGCATGGTTACACCAATTACATCATAGCCTTGTTCCTTTAAAAGGTATGCAGCAACGGAGCTATCTACTCCGCCGCTCATACCTATAACTACTTTTTTCTTCATATCTTTATTATTCTCCATGAACTTCCTCATGAATATGTTCTGAATGTTCTTCCATAGCTATTGGCTCTAAACCTTGTCTTACTCTATAATCATTAATTGCCTTATGAATTGCTTCTTCTGCAAGCACTGAACAATGCATTTTTACTGGTGGAAGACCATCTAAAGCTTCTGCAACTGCTTGATTTGTCAATGTCCATGCTTCCTCTAAAGTTTTTCCTTTAATTAATTCTGTAGCCATACTTGATGAAGCTATGGCAGAACCACATCCATAAGTTTTAAATTTAACATCTTCAATTATGTTGTTTTCTACTTTAAGATATATTCTCATTATATCTCCGCATTTTGCGTTACCAACTTCTCCTATACCGTTAGCATCTTCAATTTCTCCAACATTTCTAGGATTTTTAAAATGTTCCATTACCTTATCACTGTATATCATAGTCTTACCTCTCCTTTTTTAATAGCATCTTCCCATAATGGTGACATGCTTCTTAATCTTTCAATTATTCCTGGCAATACATTTATGACGTGATCCACATCTTCTTCTGTAGAACCATCACCTAAAGTTAATCTTAAAGATCCATGAGCTATTTCATGTGGCAATCCTATTGCTAATAAAACATGTGAAGGATCTAGAGATCCAGATGTACATGCACTACCACTTGAAGCACATATTCCTTCAAAGTCTAACATTAATAGTATTGATTCACCTTCAATATATTCAAAGCAAACATTTGCATTTCCAGGTAATCTCTTATCACCTCTAGGTCCATTAAGTCTAGAATATGGTATCTTTAATAATCCATCTATTAATCTATCTCTTAGGGCAGTCATCTTCTTAGCATGTTCCTCTACATTTTTACCTGCAAGCTCCATAGCTTTGCCAAGTCCAACTATAGCTGGTATGTTTTCTGTGCCAGCTCTTCTGGCTCTTTCTTGACCACCACCATGAATTAGGTTATCAATTCTTACACCTTTTCTAATATAAAGAACTCCTATACCCTTAGGTCCATAAATTTTATGTCCAGCTAAAGATAATAAATCTATATTTAATGCTTTGACATCTATTGGAACATTCCCTACTGCTTGAACTGCATCTGTGTGGAAAAATATTTTTTTCTCTTTACAAATTTCACCGATTTCTTTTATTGGTTCAATAGTACCAATCTCATTGTTAGCAAACATTACTGAAACTAAAATAGTTTCAGGTCTAATAGCTGCTTTTAAATCCTCTATGCTTATAAGCCCTTCCTTATCTACATCAAGATAAGTCACTTCAAACCCTTGCTTCTCTAGGTATTGGCAAGTATGTAAAACAGCATGATGTTCTATTTTTGTAGTAATTATATGATTACCTTTTTTTCTATTTGCAAAAGCCACACCTTTAATTGCCCAGTTATCAGCTTCTGAACCACCACCTGTGAAATAAACTTCTGAATCTTCACAGTTTAAAGTCTTTGCTATCTTTGTTCTGGCTTCATCTATTGCCATTTTAGTCTTTCTTGAAATTCCATAAAAAGATGATGGATTTCCAAAGTTTTCACTGAAATATGGTAACATCTCTTCTAAAACTTCTGGTTTAACATAAGTTGTAGCTGAATAGTCCATATATACAACTTTATCCATAAATATCACTCCTCTATATCAAATAAGAACCATTGTTCTTTGCTTGCATATCTTTATAATCTTTTACTATATCTTCCAATGTAGTTGACTGCATAACGTCATCAATGCTATTCTTTATTCTTTGCCATAAAAGTCTAGTAGCACAACAATCCACATTATCACAAGCTGTACCATCTATACAATCTGCTATTTCAATAGGTCCTTCCAAAACATCCATAACCTCAGCTACTGTAATATCCTTAGGATCTCTATTTAACACATAACCACCTTGAGCTCCCCTAACACTCTTTATAAGTTTTGCCTTTCTAAGAGGACTAAAAAGTTGCTCTAAGTAATATTCTGATATATTTTGTCTTTGGCCTATAGTTTTTATTGAAATTGGGTCTCCACCATAGTTTACTGCTAATTCCACCATAGCTTTAACTCCATATTTACCTTTCGTCGATAATTTCATTTTCTCACCCCTCAATGTCGAGTAATCTACTAAGATTTATATTATCAAATCAGACTTAAATTGTCAACAATCAAGTATATCTGATTTTCACTTATTTTCCTACTATATTACCGTTATAGTCTATTCTTTGATTTATAGTATAAATTACTAGCTATTCTTTAGCTTCTCCCAATATTCCTTAATTATATTTTCATTTTTATTTTTCCCCGGAAAGTAATAATTTATATCCTTAATTTCATCTGGCAGATATTGCTGATGCACATATGAGTTTTCATAATTATGAGGATATTTATAAGTTACTCCTCTACCCAATGCAGATGCCCCAGAATAATGTGCATCCTTAAGGTGAAGAGGTATATCCCCTGTGTTTTTACTCTCCAAGTCTTGTGAAGCTAAATCAATTGCCTTAACTGCTGAATTAGATTTAGGAGACGTAGCTAATAATAAAGTAGCCTCTGCCAAAGGAATTCTAGCCTCTGGAAAACCTAACTGCATAGCACTATCTACACAACTCTTTACTATTGTTATAGCCATTGGATACGCAAGCCCAACATCCTCTGCTGCAATTACAAGCAATCTCCTGCATATTATCTGTAAATCATCTGCCTTAATTAGTCTCGCTAAATAATGAATGGCTGCATCCGGATCACTACCTCTTATAGATTTTTGGAATGCGCTAATAATATCATAATGACTGTCTCCATTCACATCATAATTAATAACCTTATTCTGTGTAGAATCTACTGCTACTTCCTGATTTATATCAATTATAGCGTTGCTATTTGGAGAAGTTGAATTAATAGCAAGTTCCAACCCATTAATAGCCTTTCTCACATCTCCATTTGAAGAAGCTGAAAAATGGTCGTAAGCTTCTTCAGTAACGTTAATTTTTATGTTTTTATACTCTTCTTCACATATTTTAACAGCCCTTTTAAGTGCCTTTTTTATTTCAGCATTGCTAACTGGCTTAAATTCAAAAACTGTGGATCTACTAATTATAGCCTTATAAATATAATGATATGGATTTTCTGTAGTAGAAGCTATTAATGTAATTCTTCCATCTTCAATGTATTGAAGTAAAGATTGTTGCTGTTTCTTATTGAAATTTTGAATTTCATCTAAGTACAATAAAACTCCATCTGAAGCCATAAAGGTATTTAAATTTTTCGTGATATCATCTATATCCTTTAATGAGGCTGTGGTAGCATTCAATTTGTATAGAGTTTTATTTGATTTTTCTGCTATTATCCTAGCTACAGTAGTTTTTCCAACTCCTGGTGGTCCATAAAAAATCATATTATTTACTAATCCACTATCAATAATTCTTCTTAATATTTTATTTTGTGAAACTAAGTGTTCTTGGCCTATAACCTCGTCTAAATTTGTAGGTCTAATTTTATCCGCTAAAGGCTGTCTCATATTATCACTCCAAACTTTATAACACTAACATGATTTTACAATAAATAATATACTTATACAAACTAAATTCTTATGTTTTTTCTATTTTTCTTAATATATTTGTCATCTCAAATTAGAACAAATTGAGTATAATATATGTAAGATATCTGAAAATAAATACTTTGGGAGGGTTACCAATGAAAAAAGTAATTGTGCTACTTTTAATACTAACTTTTTCTACCTCTGTTGTTGCCTGCAATAAAAGCAATGTAAAGCAGCCAAATGAAACTAATTCCGCAGAATCAGCCTCTGAAAAGGAAAATAATGATACTCCAAATTCCAATAACTCTGAAAATCAAGATACTTCAAATGACAGCAAGACTGAAGAAAGCATACCTGCTACTTCTACACCAAATCAAACTACT comes from Clostridium sp. TW13 and encodes:
- a CDS encoding CBM21 domain-containing protein → MRIIKKMGVMLLALCMFGTLFVFQSKGLVAKAEELSPVHLYFTNTYTGHLGETNLSVYAQIKSLGDNEKVSIWALTGETNYWREIPGAKFTKLPDGTDLWKVDVMSLGPVKYAIKYEVNGKTYWDNNNGQNYTQNNVLGTANIKVNKLPYLINGAYPIVATVKNLGYEKVVKVRYTLDNWKTFKEANLSYKSSNDDNTEVWQTTIENVNMDGFQYAVSYEVNGQVYWDNCFGQNYTYTR
- a CDS encoding fused DSP-PTPase phosphatase/NAD kinase-like protein, whose product is MRKLTNFKLILYILVLPFVFLLSANANNYVMLANSSNSDEIQLILDNVHYDKLPNHFRTTSNLAKLKNSNFNLAGLNELNISGSQQFSKNNLSILLKNIGTNLPITIIDLRQESHGFINEFPVSWENKRDNANTGLSVSQITMRERSLLKDIPLNQPLTFTNKPEVTVIPKTTFDEQDLVKENNLSYLRLPVTDYELPTNQAIDYFTQFVKKHPRNTWIHFHCKEGVGRTTTFMIMYDIMKNCNLATLDEIIQRQTSLPSFDTSTIENFSKSNNKDFFSKFYFYCKANGKDLNPSWSNWLKLNP
- a CDS encoding amidase domain-containing protein, which gives rise to MKTSTLIPFNREKMKLYQDRNWNRRVSPWGDFSEIGGDCTNYASQVIYAGGAPMIKGYTLEWYYYSYQNRSPSWTSAELLYNFLSHNNSTGPHGKEISSINDLLTGDLIQLDFTGDGKFDHTAVVYNPTGYLNKFPTITAHSLDRFNQPLNVFNYSSLRLIHLTGYM
- a CDS encoding STAS-like domain-containing protein gives rise to the protein MEIIIKNVIKSDFASDNEQGDLIYNEVESAIKKNVDEVYLDFRELKLITTAFLNNAIGKLYKKYTRDELKDFLKVKNIEDSYDLELLRLVVINAIQMSNANVS
- a CDS encoding ATP-binding protein; its protein translation is MERQVIINFPRRLENRKNDIIFLSNLWHSLKNRRKTLIVFDLSNTQNIFPNMCAPLGMIIEKIKSKGNEIAFFNVQERINKMLISNNFMYHICRNVRKEPEDLLSYRRFSVKQKDVFEKDLLGKLNLFTNNNKVYCEEKEVTRVLSEMFVNVKMHTKSKDVSVCGYYDEEKKELCLSISNHGITISKNIEEKNRYIFGKEIEAICWAVKRSSSTRSNCESGGLGFYTTRRFIQSNKGALWIVSGRGYWFENNSKVESYEMKSSFPGTLITIKIPLDYNVFNYYKLKIETISIDDIIGEGLWNL
- the mnmA gene encoding tRNA 2-thiouridine(34) synthase MnmA; translation: MKKKVVIGMSGGVDSSVAAYLLKEQGYDVIGVTMQIWQEDKEYEEREGGCCSLSAVEDARRVANKIGIPFYVLNFRDSFKNKVIDYFVEEYINGNTPNPCIQCNKHLKFDELLMKARAIGAEYVATGHYAKISEENGRYQLIRAEDDKKDQTYALYNLTQEQLKHTLMPCGDYTKDKIREIAKEIGLAVHNKKDSEEICFIPDNNHGLYIANAEPKKVKSGNFVDKNGNILGKHKGIVYYTIGQRKGLGIALGRPVFVTDINPRTNQVVIGAEEDIFKTDLLAKDINFISIDKLEGDLNVQAKIRYSAKPSDAVISPAGDGKVKVSFKDKQRAITKGQSVVFYDGNKVVGGGIIEKIL
- the nifU gene encoding Fe-S cluster assembly scaffold protein NifU, which encodes MIYSDKVMEHFKNPRNVGEIEDANGIGEVGNAKCGDIMRIYLKVENNIIEDVKFKTYGCGSAIASSSMATELIKGKTLEEAWTLTNQAVAEALDGLPPVKMHCSVLAEEAIHKAINDYRVRQGLEPIAMEEHSEHIHEEVHGE
- the nifS gene encoding cysteine desulfurase NifS, with amino-acid sequence MDKVVYMDYSATTYVKPEVLEEMLPYFSENFGNPSSFYGISRKTKMAIDEARTKIAKTLNCEDSEVYFTGGGSEADNWAIKGVAFANRKKGNHIITTKIEHHAVLHTCQYLEKQGFEVTYLDVDKEGLISIEDLKAAIRPETILVSVMFANNEIGTIEPIKEIGEICKEKKIFFHTDAVQAVGNVPIDVKALNIDLLSLAGHKIYGPKGIGVLYIRKGVRIDNLIHGGGQERARRAGTENIPAIVGLGKAMELAGKNVEEHAKKMTALRDRLIDGLLKIPYSRLNGPRGDKRLPGNANVCFEYIEGESILLMLDFEGICASSGSACTSGSLDPSHVLLAIGLPHEIAHGSLRLTLGDGSTEEDVDHVINVLPGIIERLRSMSPLWEDAIKKGEVRL
- a CDS encoding RrF2 family transcriptional regulator translates to MKLSTKGKYGVKAMVELAVNYGGDPISIKTIGQRQNISEYYLEQLFSPLRKAKLIKSVRGAQGGYVLNRDPKDITVAEVMDVLEGPIEIADCIDGTACDNVDCCATRLLWQRIKNSIDDVMQSTTLEDIVKDYKDMQAKNNGSYLI
- a CDS encoding replication-associated recombination protein A, with translation MRQPLADKIRPTNLDEVIGQEHLVSQNKILRRIIDSGLVNNMIFYGPPGVGKTTVARIIAEKSNKTLYKLNATTASLKDIDDITKNLNTFMASDGVLLYLDEIQNFNKKQQQSLLQYIEDGRITLIASTTENPYHYIYKAIISRSTVFEFKPVSNAEIKKALKRAVKICEEEYKNIKINVTEEAYDHFSASSNGDVRKAINGLELAINSTSPNSNAIIDINQEVAVDSTQNKVINYDVNGDSHYDIISAFQKSIRGSDPDAAIHYLARLIKADDLQIICRRLLVIAAEDVGLAYPMAITIVKSCVDSAMQLGFPEARIPLAEATLLLATSPKSNSAVKAIDLASQDLESKNTGDIPLHLKDAHYSGASALGRGVTYKYPHNYENSYVHQQYLPDEIKDINYYFPGKNKNENIIKEYWEKLKNS